A genomic stretch from Pontivivens ytuae includes:
- a CDS encoding [protein-PII] uridylyltransferase gives MTDPSASEFELAGRVIEPEALIARIAASDASTAAEYRETALAELRAVQETARARIAAALADAPLCGPQAARAYSRLMDGLVRTALEVVSRWLHPNPTPTESQRIAVLAVGGFGRAEMAPFSDVDLLFLTPYKQTAWGESLIEAVLYLLWDLKLKVGQSVRTIEQCLRLGREDMTIRTSLLERRLIWGDESLSAELDTRIWDELFRDTGPAFVEAKLAERETRHEKNGGSRYLVEPNVKESKGGLRDLQALYWIEKYLYNVDSIRTLVDKGVFSEDEYAIFSAAESFLWSVRCHLHLAAGRATEQLGFDMQVEVARAMGFEDADGQRGVERFMQVYFLHARSVGELSRIFLVALEATHIKQRPSLSRAIGGLFSRDRTPDGFALADGRLTVEDPDAFLADPVNLLRLFQVGVETGALIHPDALRLATANLDLLEQIRGDERANRIFLHLLVGNRNPERGLRRMNETGVLGAFLPEFGRIVAMMQFNMYHHYTVDEHTITCISVMSKIERGELEDELPYATEIMAKDINRRALYVAMLLHDIGKGRSEDHSELGAEMAAEICPRLGLDEADTELVVWLVRHHLLMSDTAQKRDISDPRTVSDFAKTVASMERLRLLLVLTVCDIRGVGPNTWNNWKATLLRQLYSYTADYLTDGLESPTRDQREEDAKAALAEALSDMPAEQMQAELERHYTPYWLGLSTATQVCVARMIPAVDDDRVESDFVEDPERDATRVTFVNADHPGVFARLAGALALVGANVLDARTYTTSDGYAISVFWIQDADETPYEKARLKRLRDTVMRTLMGEVVARAALDPKDKIKRREKDFIVPTRIRFDNQGSDLFTIVEVDTRDRPGLLHDLTRALAASNVNIFSAIIATYGEQAVDTFYVKDLFGMKLTSESKRRQVERALRDAVMRRPEGTR, from the coding sequence ATGACCGACCCGTCCGCCAGCGAATTCGAGCTGGCGGGGCGGGTGATCGAGCCGGAGGCGTTGATCGCGCGGATCGCGGCGAGCGATGCCTCAACGGCGGCCGAGTATCGGGAGACCGCGCTGGCCGAGCTGCGCGCGGTGCAGGAGACCGCCCGCGCGCGCATCGCGGCCGCCCTTGCCGATGCGCCGCTCTGCGGGCCGCAGGCCGCGCGCGCCTATAGCCGCCTGATGGACGGGCTGGTGCGCACGGCGCTCGAGGTCGTCTCCCGCTGGCTGCACCCCAACCCGACTCCGACCGAAAGCCAGCGCATTGCAGTGCTCGCCGTCGGTGGCTTCGGGCGGGCGGAGATGGCGCCGTTCTCCGACGTCGATCTGCTGTTCCTCACGCCTTACAAGCAGACCGCCTGGGGCGAGAGCCTGATCGAGGCGGTGCTCTACCTCCTCTGGGATCTCAAGCTGAAGGTCGGCCAGTCGGTGCGCACGATCGAGCAGTGCCTGCGGCTGGGGCGCGAGGACATGACCATCCGCACCTCGCTGCTGGAGCGGCGGCTGATCTGGGGCGACGAGAGTCTGTCCGCCGAGCTCGACACCCGGATCTGGGACGAGCTATTCCGCGACACGGGCCCCGCCTTCGTGGAGGCGAAGCTCGCCGAGCGCGAGACGCGGCACGAGAAGAACGGCGGGTCGCGCTACCTCGTCGAGCCCAACGTCAAGGAATCGAAGGGCGGGCTGCGCGATCTGCAGGCGCTCTACTGGATCGAAAAGTACCTCTACAACGTCGACAGCATCCGCACGCTGGTGGACAAGGGCGTGTTCTCAGAAGACGAGTACGCGATCTTCTCCGCGGCCGAGAGCTTTCTGTGGTCGGTGCGCTGCCACCTGCACCTCGCCGCCGGGCGCGCGACGGAGCAGCTCGGCTTCGACATGCAGGTCGAGGTGGCCCGCGCGATGGGGTTCGAGGATGCGGACGGCCAGCGCGGGGTGGAGCGGTTCATGCAGGTCTATTTCCTGCACGCCCGTTCGGTCGGGGAGCTCAGCCGGATCTTCCTCGTCGCGCTGGAGGCGACGCATATCAAGCAGCGCCCGTCGCTGAGCCGGGCGATCGGCGGGCTCTTTTCCCGAGATCGGACGCCCGATGGCTTCGCGCTCGCAGACGGGCGGCTGACGGTGGAGGATCCGGATGCGTTTCTCGCCGATCCGGTGAACCTGCTGCGGCTCTTCCAGGTGGGGGTGGAGACCGGGGCGCTGATCCATCCCGACGCGCTGCGGCTCGCCACCGCCAATCTCGACCTCCTGGAGCAGATCCGCGGTGACGAACGCGCCAACCGGATCTTCCTCCATCTGCTGGTGGGCAACCGCAACCCGGAGCGGGGCCTGCGGCGGATGAACGAGACCGGCGTGCTGGGGGCCTTCCTGCCGGAATTCGGGCGCATCGTCGCGATGATGCAGTTCAACATGTACCACCACTACACGGTGGACGAGCACACGATCACCTGCATCTCCGTCATGTCGAAGATCGAGCGCGGGGAGCTGGAGGACGAGCTGCCTTACGCCACCGAGATCATGGCGAAGGACATCAATCGCCGCGCGCTCTACGTCGCCATGCTGCTCCACGACATCGGCAAGGGCCGGTCGGAGGATCACTCGGAACTCGGTGCCGAGATGGCGGCGGAGATCTGCCCGCGGCTCGGGCTGGACGAGGCGGATACGGAGCTCGTGGTCTGGCTGGTGCGCCACCACCTCCTGATGAGCGACACGGCGCAGAAGCGCGACATTTCCGACCCGCGCACGGTCAGCGACTTCGCCAAGACCGTGGCGAGCATGGAGCGGCTCAGGCTTCTGCTAGTCCTCACAGTCTGCGACATTCGCGGGGTGGGGCCGAACACGTGGAACAACTGGAAGGCGACGCTGCTGCGCCAGCTCTATTCCTACACCGCCGACTACCTGACCGACGGCCTCGAAAGCCCGACCCGCGACCAGCGGGAGGAGGACGCGAAGGCGGCCCTTGCCGAGGCGCTGTCCGACATGCCGGCGGAGCAGATGCAGGCCGAGCTCGAGCGTCACTACACGCCCTACTGGCTGGGGCTCTCCACTGCGACGCAGGTGTGTGTGGCCCGGATGATCCCGGCGGTAGACGATGACCGGGTAGAAAGCGATTTCGTGGAGGATCCGGAGCGGGACGCGACCCGCGTGACCTTCGTGAACGCAGACCATCCGGGCGTCTTCGCCCGGCTCGCGGGCGCGCTGGCGCTGGTGGGCGCCAACGTGCTCGACGCGCGGACCTACACCACCTCGGACGGCTACGCGATCTCGGTCTTCTGGATCCAGGACGCGGACGAGACGCCCTACGAGAAGGCGCGACTGAAGCGGCTGCGGGACACGGTGATGCGCACCCTGATGGGCGAGGTCGTGGCGCGCGCCGCCCTCGATCCCAAGGACAAGATCAAGCGGCGGGAAAAGGACTTCATCGTTCCGACCCGCATCCGCTTCGACAACCAGGGCTCGGACCTCTTCACCATCGTGGAGGTCGACACGCGCGACCGGCCGGGACTGTTGCACGACCTCACGCGGGCTCTGGCGGCGTCGAACGTCAACATCTTCTCCGCCATCATTGCGACCTATGGCGAGCAGGCGGTGGACACGTTCTACGTGAAGGACCTGTTCGGGATGAAGCTCACCTCCGAAAGCAAGCGCCGGCAGGTGGAGCGGGCGCTGCGCGATGCGGTCATGCGGCGGCCGGAGGGAACGCGCTGA
- a CDS encoding ATP-binding cassette domain-containing protein: MNISNAPAPIDVRNLNHWFGAGDARKQAIFDVNVSIARGSLTILMGPSGSGKTTVLTLMGCLRDVQDGSVSLLGSELNGAGEKQQVQLRRRLGFIFQAHNLHDSLTARQNVLMGLQVHGRARDQALENEAARHVLELVGLGDRVDYLPANLSGGQKQRVAVARALVGNPEIVFADEPTAALDKESGRNVVEMLKALGRERGTTTVMVTHDNRILELADRIITLEDGRIVSDK; this comes from the coding sequence ATGAACATCTCGAACGCCCCTGCCCCGATCGACGTGCGCAACCTGAACCACTGGTTCGGCGCGGGCGACGCGCGCAAGCAGGCGATCTTCGACGTGAATGTCAGCATCGCGCGCGGCAGCCTTACGATCCTGATGGGACCCTCGGGCTCCGGCAAGACGACGGTGCTCACGTTGATGGGCTGCCTGCGCGACGTGCAGGACGGCTCGGTCAGTCTCCTGGGCTCCGAGCTTAACGGCGCAGGCGAGAAGCAGCAGGTCCAGCTCCGCCGCCGCCTCGGCTTCATCTTCCAGGCGCACAACCTGCATGACAGCCTGACCGCGCGGCAGAACGTGCTGATGGGCCTGCAGGTCCATGGCCGCGCCCGCGATCAGGCGTTGGAGAACGAGGCGGCGCGCCATGTGCTGGAGCTCGTGGGCCTCGGCGACCGGGTGGACTACCTGCCCGCCAACCTCTCCGGCGGGCAGAAGCAGCGCGTGGCGGTGGCCCGCGCCCTCGTCGGCAATCCCGAGATCGTCTTCGCCGACGAGCCCACAGCCGCCCTCGACAAGGAAAGCGGGCGCAACGTGGTGGAGATGCTGAAGGCCCTGGGTCGCGAGCGGGGCACCACGACCGTCATGGTCACGCACGACAACCGCATCCTGGAGCTCGCCGACCGGATCATCACGCTGGAGGACGGGCGCATCGTCTCCGACAAGTGA
- the hisC gene encoding histidinol-phosphate transaminase translates to MTHQIAPQPGILDVIPYQGGESKVHGANRVVKLSSNENLLGPSQRAIDAYRRVGDGLNIYPDGSHAELRRAIGEVHGLDPARLICGAGSDEILSLLCQAYAGPGTELVHTEHGFAMYAIYGKVAGATPVVVKEKNRETDVDALLAGVTDKTRLLFVANPNNPTGTLIPDAEIARLADSLPPHVLLVLDGAYSEFVREPGYQPLSIVEGRDNVVMTRTFSKVYGLGALRIGWAYAPAHVIDVLNRVRGPFNVTAAALAAAEAAVRDTEWTEHCVIQTEIWREWLARELRRAGIESDPSHCNFICARFPDDATAKAADKALRERGLIVRDVSGYNLPGSLRITIGDEASMRGVADTLTRFMAAR, encoded by the coding sequence ATGACCCACCAGATCGCCCCGCAACCCGGCATTCTCGACGTGATCCCCTACCAGGGTGGCGAGAGCAAGGTTCACGGCGCGAACCGCGTGGTGAAGCTCAGCTCCAACGAGAACCTGCTCGGCCCCTCGCAGCGCGCCATCGACGCCTACCGGCGTGTGGGCGACGGTCTCAACATCTATCCCGACGGCAGCCACGCGGAGCTGCGCCGCGCGATCGGCGAGGTGCACGGCCTCGACCCCGCGCGCCTGATCTGCGGTGCGGGCTCGGACGAGATCCTGAGCCTTCTCTGCCAGGCCTATGCCGGGCCGGGGACGGAGCTCGTCCACACCGAGCACGGCTTCGCGATGTACGCGATCTACGGCAAGGTCGCGGGCGCGACGCCCGTGGTGGTGAAGGAGAAGAACCGGGAAACGGATGTCGACGCGCTTCTCGCCGGCGTCACGGACAAGACCCGCCTCCTCTTCGTCGCCAACCCCAACAACCCGACGGGCACGCTGATCCCGGATGCGGAGATCGCACGGCTCGCCGACAGCCTGCCGCCGCATGTCCTCTTGGTGCTGGACGGCGCCTATTCGGAATTCGTGCGAGAGCCGGGCTATCAGCCGCTCTCGATCGTCGAGGGGCGGGACAACGTGGTGATGACCCGCACCTTCTCGAAGGTCTACGGCCTCGGCGCGCTTCGCATCGGCTGGGCCTACGCGCCCGCCCACGTGATCGACGTGCTGAACCGGGTGCGCGGTCCGTTCAACGTGACGGCGGCCGCACTCGCGGCGGCGGAAGCGGCGGTGCGCGACACCGAGTGGACCGAGCACTGCGTGATCCAGACAGAGATCTGGCGCGAGTGGCTGGCGCGCGAGTTGCGCCGCGCGGGGATCGAGAGCGATCCCTCGCACTGCAACTTCATCTGCGCCCGCTTCCCCGACGACGCGACCGCGAAGGCCGCCGACAAGGCCCTGCGCGAGCGCGGACTGATCGTGCGCGACGTGTCGGGCTACAACCTGCCCGGCTCGCTGCGCATCACGATCGGGGACGAAGCCTCGATGCGCGGCGTCGCCGACACGCTGACCCGGTTCATGGCCGCGCGATGA
- the gshB gene encoding glutathione synthase has translation MTLKVAVQMDPLADVDIDADSTFRIMEEAQARGHELFVYTPNGLSWREGRVLARGHRVSLRRTHGDHYDAEPETEVDLADWDVVWLRQDPPFDMSYITTTHLLDFVHPGTLVVNDPTWVRNFPEKLLVLRFPDLTPPTLIARDLQTLREFRAEHEDVILKPLYGNGGAGVFRLTPEDRNLASLHELFSGINREPLIMQKFLPAVSKGDKRIILVDGEPVGAINRVPAAGETRSNMHVGGKAEKVELTPRDREICEAIGPTLRDHGQIFVGIDVIGDWLTEINVTSPTGLQELERFDGTNVTARIWEAIEARRT, from the coding sequence ATGACGCTCAAGGTCGCCGTTCAGATGGACCCGCTCGCCGATGTCGACATCGATGCGGACAGCACGTTCCGCATCATGGAGGAGGCGCAGGCGCGCGGGCACGAGCTCTTCGTCTACACCCCGAACGGGCTAAGCTGGCGGGAGGGGCGCGTGCTCGCGCGCGGCCATCGCGTCTCTCTCCGGCGGACCCATGGCGATCACTACGACGCGGAGCCCGAGACCGAGGTCGATCTCGCCGACTGGGACGTGGTCTGGCTGCGCCAGGACCCGCCCTTCGACATGAGCTACATCACGACCACGCATCTGCTCGACTTCGTCCACCCGGGCACGCTGGTGGTGAATGACCCGACCTGGGTGCGCAATTTCCCGGAGAAGCTTCTGGTGCTCCGCTTCCCCGACCTCACCCCACCCACGCTGATCGCGCGCGACCTGCAGACCCTGCGCGAGTTCCGCGCCGAGCACGAGGACGTCATCCTCAAGCCGCTCTACGGCAATGGCGGCGCGGGCGTGTTCCGCCTGACGCCGGAGGACCGCAACCTCGCCTCGCTGCATGAGCTCTTCTCCGGCATCAACCGCGAACCCCTGATCATGCAAAAGTTCCTGCCCGCCGTCTCCAAGGGCGACAAGCGCATCATCCTCGTCGATGGGGAGCCGGTCGGCGCGATCAACCGGGTGCCCGCGGCGGGCGAGACCCGTTCGAACATGCATGTCGGCGGCAAGGCGGAGAAGGTGGAGCTGACCCCGCGCGACCGCGAGATCTGCGAGGCCATCGGACCGACCTTGCGTGATCACGGGCAGATCTTCGTCGGCATCGACGTGATCGGCGACTGGCTGACGGAGATCAACGTGACCTCCCCCACGGGCCTGCAGGAGCTCGAACGCTTCGACGGCACCAATGTCACCGCCCGCATCTGGGAGGCCATCGAGGCGCGGCGGACCTGA
- a CDS encoding alpha/beta hydrolase, whose protein sequence is MSIQLALLNTYLRWIEKPLLARAPDDPMRLRAGMKRTADRVFRWPETVRQHGDFVPGPYGSIECVWIIPDGAPQDRMIIHFHGGAFLMGSPATHRHLAAALAERTGLRVLLPHYRLAPEHPFPAAVEDARAVWQAMLEKGLSPDRIGLTGDSAGGGLALALLHSLCIEDAPRPGALALMSPWTDMTLSNESHHRNALREAMLPTSRIGQARDIYMGGGPADDPTASPLFGTFRGAPPVLIHASAAEVLEDDARLMAARLERFGTDVTLEIWNRTPHCWHLFHGWLPEADEALDRIGSFLRHHLDAEALEKAERPRYEELRPPAKA, encoded by the coding sequence ATGTCGATCCAGCTTGCCCTTCTCAACACCTACCTGCGCTGGATCGAGAAGCCGCTGCTCGCGCGCGCACCCGACGATCCGATGCGCCTGCGCGCGGGCATGAAGCGCACCGCGGATCGCGTCTTCCGCTGGCCGGAGACGGTGCGCCAGCACGGCGATTTCGTGCCCGGCCCCTATGGTTCGATCGAATGCGTCTGGATCATACCCGACGGCGCGCCGCAGGACCGGATGATCATCCATTTCCACGGCGGCGCCTTCCTGATGGGCTCGCCCGCGACGCACCGGCACCTTGCCGCCGCCCTCGCGGAGCGCACCGGTCTGCGCGTGCTGCTGCCCCATTACCGCCTCGCGCCGGAGCATCCGTTCCCCGCGGCCGTCGAGGATGCGCGGGCCGTCTGGCAGGCGATGCTCGAGAAGGGGCTCTCCCCAGACCGCATCGGCCTGACCGGGGACAGCGCGGGCGGCGGCCTTGCCCTCGCGCTCCTGCACAGCCTCTGCATCGAAGACGCCCCGCGGCCCGGCGCGCTCGCCCTGATGAGCCCGTGGACCGACATGACGCTGTCGAACGAGAGCCATCACCGCAACGCGCTGCGCGAGGCGATGCTGCCCACCAGCCGCATCGGACAGGCGCGCGACATCTACATGGGCGGCGGCCCGGCGGATGATCCCACCGCCTCGCCGCTCTTCGGCACGTTCCGTGGCGCGCCGCCCGTGCTGATCCACGCCAGCGCCGCCGAGGTGCTGGAGGATGACGCCCGCCTCATGGCGGCCCGGCTCGAACGCTTCGGAACGGATGTCACGCTGGAGATCTGGAACCGCACGCCCCATTGCTGGCACCTGTTCCACGGCTGGCTGCCGGAGGCCGACGAGGCGCTCGACCGCATCGGCAGCTTCCTGCGGCATCATCTCGACGCCGAAGCGCTGGAAAAGGCCGAGCGCCCGCGTTACGAGGAGCTTCGACCTCCAGCGAAGGCCTAG
- a CDS encoding penicillin-binding protein activator codes for MRETPTAVTRIFRAGAAMALAALVAGCVQQPGQRTTTTPTQTAPERTVLAPGQVDPNGPVQVALLVPTGSGNAERDAIGRSLEQAARLAVADASSVNIQLQVIPTGGNAGRAGGAAAQAIAQGADVIVGPLFSTSVAQVGPTAQAAGVPVFAFSNNPAVAGQNVYILGKTFEDSAARMLSFAAAQGRNRAGVIYTQDAEGQAALNAVQAASRRTNAQLVASASYPRSREGIPAAGEAFTSAMTSAGANAVVMSDRGTGLIYAASFLPFYGLDVDNVQVMGLQELSGGAIAAERALDGAWYTVADPARAEAFAARYASRYGSQPHPLAGLAYDGIAAVAALIAEARQTGDFNVFAAQNITSPAGFAGVEGAFRFRPDGGNERALAIMEVSRDGPQLVDPAPAAFGLAGF; via the coding sequence ATGCGCGAAACACCGACCGCCGTCACCCGGATTTTCCGCGCTGGAGCGGCCATGGCTCTCGCCGCGCTGGTGGCCGGATGCGTCCAGCAGCCCGGACAGCGCACGACGACCACGCCTACGCAGACCGCGCCAGAGCGCACGGTTCTGGCCCCCGGCCAGGTCGATCCGAACGGACCGGTGCAGGTGGCCCTGCTGGTGCCCACGGGCAGCGGCAATGCGGAGCGGGACGCCATCGGCCGCTCGCTGGAGCAGGCGGCGCGGCTGGCCGTGGCGGATGCGTCGAGCGTCAACATCCAGCTTCAGGTGATCCCGACCGGCGGCAATGCTGGTCGTGCAGGCGGGGCGGCGGCGCAGGCGATCGCGCAGGGGGCCGATGTGATCGTCGGGCCGCTTTTCTCAACCTCCGTCGCGCAGGTGGGGCCGACGGCGCAGGCGGCGGGCGTGCCGGTCTTCGCCTTCTCCAACAATCCCGCCGTGGCCGGGCAGAACGTCTACATTCTCGGCAAGACCTTCGAGGACAGTGCGGCGCGCATGCTCTCCTTCGCCGCGGCGCAGGGGCGCAACCGGGCAGGCGTGATCTACACGCAGGATGCCGAGGGGCAGGCGGCGCTCAACGCCGTGCAGGCCGCGTCCCGGCGGACCAATGCGCAGCTCGTGGCGTCCGCCTCCTACCCCCGGTCACGGGAAGGTATCCCGGCGGCGGGTGAGGCGTTCACCAGCGCCATGACCTCCGCCGGAGCCAATGCGGTCGTGATGTCGGATCGCGGCACGGGCCTGATCTATGCCGCATCCTTCCTGCCGTTCTACGGCCTCGATGTGGACAACGTGCAGGTCATGGGCCTGCAGGAGCTGTCGGGCGGGGCCATCGCGGCCGAGCGTGCGCTGGACGGCGCGTGGTACACCGTGGCCGACCCGGCGCGGGCCGAAGCCTTTGCCGCGCGCTACGCCTCGCGCTACGGCAGTCAGCCGCATCCGCTTGCGGGGCTCGCCTATGATGGTATTGCTGCGGTTGCCGCCCTGATCGCGGAGGCCCGCCAGACCGGCGACTTCAACGTGTTCGCGGCACAGAACATCACCAGCCCCGCCGGTTTCGCCGGGGTGGAGGGCGCGTTCCGCTTCCGGCCCGATGGCGGCAACGAACGCGCGCTCGCGATCATGGAAGTGAGCCGTGACGGACCCCAGCTTGTTGATCCCGCCCCAGCCGCATTCGGACTCGCCGGTTTCTGA
- a CDS encoding YraN family protein: MAHAAGEAAEEAALRLYRMQGARLVARRFRRRGVGEIDLILELGGRLVFCEVKSRRTIEEAAAAITPRQWSRLEAAANAYIMEHGVSARTDLRFDVVLADRHGGVEILENAHPY, translated from the coding sequence TTGGCCCACGCAGCCGGCGAGGCGGCCGAGGAGGCCGCCCTGCGGCTCTACCGGATGCAGGGCGCTCGGCTGGTCGCACGGCGGTTCCGGCGGCGCGGCGTCGGGGAGATCGACCTGATCCTGGAACTCGGCGGCAGGCTCGTCTTTTGCGAGGTCAAATCCCGCCGCACGATCGAGGAGGCCGCAGCCGCCATCACACCCCGGCAATGGTCACGCTTGGAGGCGGCGGCGAACGCCTATATCATGGAACACGGAGTGAGCGCACGGACCGACCTGCGCTTCGACGTGGTCCTCGCCGACCGCCATGGCGGCGTCGAGATCCTGGAGAACGCTCACCCGTACTGA
- the devC gene encoding ABC transporter permease DevC has product MIALLTRLIGRLPVGWLQLTHSKGRLFAALAGVAFADVLVLVQLGILGALNSTIIQGYEMFEADIMISANDANTMTEGSNVPRQYLFEALADPDVVDGTTLFIGFRDWLHNNNDRSLQVFGVDTEKSGFLRPDLAAQIAPLRLADYAILDRMTRGFTAEEAAAVRPQTPMIFELEGRTVTVVDTFEGGVGFAADGYMFASDQTFLRLFPNRSTGAPNHVLLRTARGADAEAVAARLQERIGDQMRVRTFDAAAQEDLSYQTTERPTGIIFGFGVVIGIMVGIVIVYQVLATDVADHLKEYATFKAMGYSQGFFLGIVLEEALVLAVLGFIPGVVIALLLYAGMEAMTALPMSLTITTAVAVLIGTIVACALSGAVATRRLASADPADLF; this is encoded by the coding sequence GTGATCGCGCTTCTCACCCGCCTGATCGGGCGGCTGCCGGTCGGCTGGCTGCAGCTCACCCATTCCAAGGGGCGGCTCTTCGCGGCGCTTGCCGGGGTCGCCTTCGCCGATGTGCTGGTGCTGGTGCAGCTCGGGATCCTCGGCGCGCTCAACAGCACGATCATCCAAGGCTACGAGATGTTCGAGGCGGACATCATGATTTCCGCCAACGATGCCAACACGATGACCGAGGGCAGCAACGTGCCGCGCCAGTACCTGTTCGAGGCGCTTGCCGATCCGGACGTGGTGGACGGCACGACCCTCTTCATCGGATTCCGCGACTGGCTCCACAACAACAACGACCGCTCGCTGCAGGTCTTCGGCGTGGATACGGAGAAGTCGGGCTTCCTGCGGCCCGACCTCGCCGCCCAGATCGCACCGCTGCGCCTTGCGGACTACGCGATCCTCGACCGGATGACGCGCGGTTTCACGGCGGAGGAAGCCGCCGCGGTCCGCCCCCAGACCCCGATGATCTTCGAGTTGGAGGGCCGGACGGTCACCGTTGTCGACACGTTCGAGGGCGGCGTGGGCTTCGCCGCGGACGGCTACATGTTCGCCTCCGACCAGACCTTCCTGCGGCTCTTTCCCAACCGCAGCACGGGCGCACCGAACCATGTCCTGCTGCGCACCGCCCGCGGCGCGGATGCGGAGGCCGTCGCCGCCCGCCTGCAGGAGCGGATCGGCGACCAGATGCGCGTGCGCACGTTCGACGCGGCAGCGCAGGAGGATCTGAGCTACCAGACCACCGAGCGGCCCACCGGCATCATCTTCGGCTTCGGCGTCGTGATCGGCATCATGGTGGGGATCGTCATCGTCTACCAGGTGCTGGCGACGGATGTGGCCGACCACCTCAAGGAATACGCGACCTTCAAGGCGATGGGCTACTCGCAGGGCTTCTTCCTAGGCATCGTGCTGGAGGAGGCGCTGGTCCTCGCCGTGCTCGGCTTCATTCCCGGGGTGGTGATCGCCCTCCTCCTCTATGCGGGGATGGAGGCGATGACGGCGCTGCCGATGTCGCTGACCATCACCACCGCGGTCGCGGTGCTGATCGGGACAATCGTGGCCTGCGCGCTGTCGGGTGCGGTGGCGACGCGGCGCCTCGCCTCGGCCGATCCGGCGGACCTGTTCTGA
- the rsmI gene encoding 16S rRNA (cytidine(1402)-2'-O)-methyltransferase produces MPDPIEPALHLVSTPIGAARDVTLKALDVLAGADVLAAEDTRTLRRLMEIHGIALNGRPLLPYHDHNGPAQRPKLLAALAEGKSVAYASDAGTPLVADPGLQLARAVIEAGYEVRTAPGASALLAALAVAGLPTDRFLFAGFPPPKAGARRRFLEEIAAVPATLVFYESPRRLAAALADMAEILGGTRDAAICRELTKRFEEVRRGTLTDLARTTEDPPRGEIVLVIGPPEAKAADDKTVEDLLRSALETMRTRDAADAVARQTGRPRKEIYKMALGLRDD; encoded by the coding sequence ATGCCTGACCCGATCGAACCTGCCCTCCATCTCGTCTCCACCCCGATCGGTGCGGCGCGCGACGTGACGCTGAAGGCGCTCGACGTGCTGGCGGGCGCGGATGTGCTCGCGGCGGAGGATACGCGGACCCTGCGCAGATTGATGGAGATCCACGGCATCGCGCTGAACGGCCGGCCGCTCCTGCCTTATCACGACCACAATGGCCCGGCGCAGCGGCCGAAGCTGCTAGCCGCGCTGGCTGAGGGCAAAAGCGTCGCCTACGCCTCGGACGCCGGGACGCCGCTGGTCGCCGATCCGGGCCTGCAACTCGCCCGCGCGGTGATCGAGGCCGGATACGAGGTCCGCACGGCCCCCGGTGCCTCGGCCCTGCTCGCGGCCCTTGCCGTGGCGGGGCTGCCCACGGACCGCTTCCTCTTCGCGGGCTTCCCGCCACCGAAGGCCGGCGCGCGGCGGCGCTTCCTAGAGGAGATCGCGGCGGTGCCCGCCACGCTGGTCTTCTACGAGAGCCCGCGCCGGCTCGCCGCCGCGCTGGCCGACATGGCCGAGATCCTCGGCGGCACCCGCGATGCGGCGATCTGCCGGGAACTCACCAAACGGTTCGAGGAGGTGCGGCGCGGGACCCTCACGGACCTCGCGCGTACCACCGAAGATCCTCCCCGCGGCGAAATCGTCCTCGTGATCGGCCCGCCCGAAGCAAAAGCCGCCGACGACAAAACCGTCGAGGATCTGTTACGCAGCGCGCTGGAAACCATGCGGACGCGCGACGCAGCCGATGCCGTGGCACGGCAGACGGGCCGCCCCCGCAAGGAGATCTACAAGATGGCGCTGGGATTAAGGGATGATTAG
- a CDS encoding BON domain-containing protein, with the protein MSFFKRGPGVMLAFALAAGGCAPLTVGGIATGAVTAAQERSTGEALTDTEIKVRINNALLQTDASLFGQVSTDVTEGRVVLLGAVPNEARRQQAEEIALSVQDVRDVINELIVADRGFGDLANDARISNTVRFRLLDLEDVQFVNYSVETVNGVVHVMGLAQDAEELRKVTDAAARVSGVEQVVSHVLFVDDPRRRRDNT; encoded by the coding sequence ATGTCTTTCTTCAAACGGGGGCCGGGCGTGATGCTCGCCTTTGCGCTGGCGGCGGGCGGATGCGCTCCGCTGACGGTTGGCGGCATCGCCACGGGGGCGGTCACCGCCGCCCAGGAACGCAGCACCGGTGAGGCGCTGACCGATACCGAGATCAAGGTGCGGATCAACAATGCGCTGCTGCAGACGGATGCCAGCCTCTTCGGGCAGGTCTCCACCGACGTGACCGAGGGCCGCGTCGTCCTTCTGGGCGCCGTTCCGAACGAGGCACGGCGCCAGCAGGCGGAGGAGATCGCGCTCTCCGTGCAGGACGTGCGCGACGTGATCAACGAGCTCATCGTTGCGGATCGAGGCTTCGGCGACCTCGCCAACGACGCGCGGATCAGCAACACGGTGCGCTTCCGCCTCCTCGATCTGGAGGACGTGCAGTTCGTGAACTACAGCGTTGAAACGGTGAACGGTGTGGTCCATGTGATGGGGCTGGCGCAGGACGCCGAGGAGCTGCGCAAGGTCACCGATGCGGCCGCCCGGGTCTCCGGCGTCGAACAGGTGGTCAGCCACGTACTGTTCGTCGACGATCCGCGGCGCCGGCGCGACAATACCTGA